The genomic DNA GTAGAAGCCGCTGTTGCGAGTCTGCGGGATGGCAAATGTGACCTGCCCGGACCGCATATTAAGAGTCTTGGGTTTGAAACCGTTCGCGTAATCCAGACGATTTTTGGAGCGTTCGTAGGCCCCTGCATTTAGGAAGTTCTCTCGTTCCAATTTCATGGCCTCGTTCATCGCGAGCCTGAAAAGATCCATCAAAAAATCGGGTCCCTGCTCAATCAGGGCTTTCAAAATTGTCGGGTCGAAACTATATTTGTTTTCGGAGTTCTCCATAATTGATTCCTTTTTGATTTGTGGTAAAACCAAAAATAGGATGTGGAAACTCCACTTTTTGTTTATAGGGCCCTAAACGGGCCTTTTTTCATGAATTATTGATTTTACAGAACGAAACTTACATCTTCATCAGATTGCTTCTGCATCCGATTTGATTACATTTGCCAGCAAGGTGAATGGCGGCGAAGCTTCTGCTTGTGCAGAATTGATTGCCGACATCTATTTTAACGGTGAATCCCAAACTGCAGTGATGTCCAGCCTAAAAGACGATAAGTCTGGCCTGAAGGACGGCTGCGCCCTCAACGAATGGATTGGCATTGGCACAGAATCTGTAGCTTTCGAAGGCTCCATTGACGGAAAGAACCATTCCATTTATGGCCTGTACGTCAGTGGCGGTAATTATCCTGCTCTTGTTCGCCGCGCAGTCAAGTCTGCCAGCATTAAAAATCTCGCCATTGAAGATTCTTACTTCAAAGTAACTGGTTGGGATGGAGGCGCCTTTATTGGAGACGTTGTCGGTGATAAGTCTATAAACGATGTCAAGATTGATAATTGTTCCTTTAAGGGTGTTATTTACTCCGCTTCTGGATCCACAAAGGTTGGAGGCCTTGTAGGTGGTGTAAGTCGATACGATGCGGGAAATCGTAGCTACTATTATCCCTCTTTGACAATCACAAACTGCTACAACGCTGGTGAAGTTCTTGGTTCTGGTAAAAATGTCGGTGCTCTCGTTGGTTACGTTGATAACAGCGTTTCCTTGACCATCGAAAATAGCTACAACATCGGTACTGCCATTGCCGTTGTTGGTGCTTCTGATGCTTCTGCAGGTACAATCACTTTTAACAACGTGTCTTGCGTTGGAACGAATTGTGGTGTCCTTTATAAGGAGGGCTCGACAACAAATAAAGTGACTACAAAAGGCTCTGGTGTGAATGTCGCTTCCTCCGAAGCTGACGTTCTGGACAAGGTTGTGGACGGTATGTCCACCGACGCAGATGCTCTCAATGCTTTCTTTGAAAAGAACGGTAGCGGCATTGCCTTTGAAGAAATCACTTTGTCTTCTGGCAACAAGGGTATCATGGCTCTGCTGAAGCCCACAAAGACCGGCTCCTCTGCTGAGTTCTCTGAAGATGTTGATTTGGTCATTCCTGCAGATGTGACCGTGGATGTGGACTCAATTTCTTTGGATCGCCAGTACAAGGCTGGTGTAATGTCTACTGTGATGTTCCCTTTCAATATTGAGGCGAAGTACGTAACTAATGCCCGTTTCTATGAATTTAGTGGAGTGGCTCAAGTTGATAAAGACGGCAATCCCTTGGACGTTTGGGAAGTAGGCATTCGTCCTCTTTGCGAAGGGGCTGAATACAATCCGTCTACGGATTGCGTTGCCGAAGATATGCTCTATGCCAATCATCCTTACTTGGTGAAGATTATTGGTGAACAGGCTTCTTTGCAGTTTGCGTCTTCTGAAAAAAGAGGAAAAACAAAACTGACTATTGTGAAGACAGTTGGTAGTAACTTGAACGTTGTGGATGGACTTTGGAAACTTCAGGGAGTCTATGCCGCAAAGAAGTGGCTTGAAGGTGACTCCGAATTGGGTAACGTTTTCGGTTATACTTACAAGGCTGGCGAAGAAACATTCGTGAATGGTAAATTCATCAAGGTCGGTAAGAATTCTTCTATTAAATCAATGCGAGCCTATCTGTATTATGATAGACCTGCCTCTTCTCCCAAGCCTGCTTTGATGAGGTCCACTGCTGTAATGTCTACTGTAGACGTTTCTGAATTGCCATCTAACATGAAGGTCTGTATACGTGATTATGTGGTTCCTGAAAAGAAGGTGGAATCCATTCCTGAAGGAATTGATGTACCTGGTTCTGAATCTGGAGATTCTTCGGAAGAACAGAATCCGCAGGAAGGAACTCTGGGCCTCACGAATGCAGTAATTCCTTCCAGCATCATTAAGTCTGATAGTTGGTTTGATGCAACTGGTCGTAAGATCAATAAACCCAAATCTCAGGGCGCATTCATCAAGAATGGTCAGTCGGTTATCGTCAAGTAGGGGGGTGTAAGATGAATAATGAAATTGAAAAGAAAGAATACGTAGTTCCCCAGATGACTGTGATTGATTTGGAAACGGAGGCTTGCCTTCTTAGCTGTTCTGGGTCTGAAGGTGGAATTGATTGTTACGAAAATATTGAACTTGAGTAACGTCATTAAAGAGGTTCCCTATGGACAAAATCTATCGTTCTGGTATTGGTTTTGATGTGCATAAGCTGGTGGAAGGCCGCAAGTGCATTATCGGTGGTGTGGATATTCCTTACGAAAAGGGCCTGCTGGGTCATAGCGATGCGGACGTGCTGCTTCATGCCATTAGTGATGCTCTGCTGGGCGCTGCTGGTTTGGGCGACATCGGCACCTACTTCCCGGATACGGATCCTGCGTTCAAGGGGGCCGACAGCTTGGAGCTGCTTCGCCGTGTAGGCGAAGAGGTCGCCAAGGAAGGCTACGACATCATCAACATCGACGCGATTGTCATGTGCGAACGCCCGAAGGTGAATCCCCACAAGGACCAGATGAAGGCTAATATCGCCCGAGTGCTGGGTCTGGACGTAAAGCAGATCGGCATCAAGGGTACCACCACTGAAAAGTTGGGCTTTACCGGTCGCGGGGAAGGGATTGCCTCCCAGGCAGTGGCCATGGTCCGCTCGAAATAATCGGTACGTTTTTTCACATTTCGTACAATTCAATCTCCCGATGGGTCTCGGGAGATGTTTTTTTATTTGTTGCATTTTACTCCCCCTTTACGGATTTTTTTCCCGATTTCTATATGGCGCTTTTCAAGCGCATATAGGGCGGCTCAAAAATACAAGTGCAAGCACTTGTGCTTTATTCGCCTTTTTCTATATTTTCTTAAACACTGATTGAAACAAAAAACGCTGTGAGCCCGGACTAGCTGAAAAGCAGTGATGATGATCCGATAACGGCGCTAAACTGGCCATGAATGTTGGCCAAAAGGAAAATATATGCCCGCTGTGGACATGAAATTGGCTGTGCTGACCCTCCTGGGTTGCCTCGCACTCCTGATGTTCGGTATGAAGACTATGTCTGAAGGTCTTCAGAAGCTCACCGGAAACACTCTCCGTACCATGCTCGGTACCATGACTAAACACCGTGTAATGGGTGTGGCTACTGGTACCGCCGTGACTGCGACTATTCAGTCTTCTACCGCTACTACCGTCCTTACTGTAAGTTTCGTTAACGCTGGTCTGCTCACATTGAAGCAGGCCATTTCTAT from Fibrobacter sp. UWEL includes the following:
- a CDS encoding transposase — encoded protein: MENSENKYSFDPTILKALIEQGPDFLMDLFRLAMNEAMKLERENFLNAGAYERSKNRLDYANGFKPKTLNMRSGQVTFAIPQTRNSGFY
- the ispF gene encoding 2-C-methyl-D-erythritol 2,4-cyclodiphosphate synthase, with translation MDKIYRSGIGFDVHKLVEGRKCIIGGVDIPYEKGLLGHSDADVLLHAISDALLGAAGLGDIGTYFPDTDPAFKGADSLELLRRVGEEVAKEGYDIINIDAIVMCERPKVNPHKDQMKANIARVLGLDVKQIGIKGTTTEKLGFTGRGEGIASQAVAMVRSK